The Bacillus vallismortis genome window below encodes:
- the ebrA gene encoding multidrug efflux SMR transporter subunit EbrA — MLIGYIFLTIAICSESIGAAMLKVSDGFKKWKPSALVVIGYFIALYMLSLTLNHIPLSLSYATWSGVGTVLTAVIGVKWFQEELNVKGLIGILLLISGVVLLNWQ; from the coding sequence ATGTTAATAGGATACATATTCCTCACGATTGCCATATGCTCGGAATCAATTGGAGCGGCCATGCTGAAAGTGTCTGACGGCTTCAAAAAGTGGAAGCCCAGCGCCTTGGTCGTGATTGGCTATTTCATCGCCCTTTACATGCTGTCACTCACCTTAAACCATATCCCCCTCAGCCTCTCGTATGCAACTTGGAGCGGTGTGGGCACGGTGCTGACGGCAGTGATCGGAGTGAAATGGTTCCAGGAAGAACTGAACGTGAAAGGACTTATCGGAATCCTTTTATTAATTTCAGGAGTTGTGTTGCTTAACTGGCAGTAA
- a CDS encoding OsmC family protein gives MADHHFYLKANWPGKRNDVGTIESGNLITSISIPKEMDGPGEGTNPDEMLLGAAATCYIITLAAMMERSGLEKEDLQMESEGIVDVTKGVFTYKKIIHRPSVVLKQDASQEDVALAHKLCEKAESSCMISRAIQGNVEVQLEVSVKPGGE, from the coding sequence ATGGCAGATCATCATTTTTATTTAAAAGCGAACTGGCCGGGTAAACGCAACGACGTTGGTACGATCGAAAGCGGAAACCTCATCACATCTATTTCCATTCCTAAAGAAATGGATGGACCGGGAGAGGGGACCAACCCGGATGAAATGCTTCTCGGGGCGGCAGCAACCTGTTACATTATTACACTTGCTGCGATGATGGAAAGAAGCGGGCTGGAAAAAGAAGACCTGCAGATGGAGTCAGAAGGTATTGTCGACGTCACCAAAGGAGTCTTTACATACAAAAAGATCATTCACCGCCCCTCCGTCGTGCTCAAACAGGATGCTTCACAAGAGGATGTCGCATTGGCGCACAAGCTTTGTGAAAAGGCGGAGTCGTCTTGCATGATTTCACGCGCCATTCAAGGAAATGTCGAGGTGCAGCTTGAAGTCTCTGTAAAACCGGGTGGTGAATAA
- the ebrB gene encoding multidrug efflux SMR transporter subunit EbrB: protein MNGFLYLALAIVSEVFGSTMLKLSEGFTQAWPIIGVIGGFLSAFAFLSFSLKTLDLSSAYATWSGVGTALTAIVGFLLFGETISLKGVFGLTLVIAGVVVLNQSKAPAEEKKQTVCE, encoded by the coding sequence ATGAATGGATTTCTTTATTTGGCTCTTGCCATTGTATCTGAGGTTTTCGGGAGCACGATGCTGAAGCTTTCAGAAGGATTTACACAAGCGTGGCCCATTATCGGAGTCATTGGCGGATTTCTTTCTGCTTTTGCCTTTCTAAGCTTTTCTTTAAAAACATTAGACTTATCAAGCGCGTATGCGACATGGTCGGGTGTTGGAACGGCGCTTACAGCCATTGTCGGATTTTTGCTTTTTGGCGAAACCATCAGTTTAAAGGGAGTATTCGGGCTCACGCTTGTCATTGCAGGCGTCGTCGTTTTAAATCAATCGAAAGCCCCTGCTGAAGAAAAAAAACAGACGGTCTGTGAGTGA